A genomic segment from Aegilops tauschii subsp. strangulata cultivar AL8/78 chromosome 1, Aet v6.0, whole genome shotgun sequence encodes:
- the LOC109782574 gene encoding photosystem I reaction center subunit VI, chloroplastic has product MASLVAVQPVAVRGLAGSSISGRKLAVRPASAAVSRSTRRARGAAVVAKYGEKSVYFDLDDIANTTGQWDLYGSDAASPYNGLQSKFFNTFAAPFTKRGLLLKVLLLGGGSLLAYVSATASPDLLPIKKGPQLPPTPGPRGKI; this is encoded by the exons ATGGCGTCGCTCGTCGCCGTCCAGCCGGTCGCCGTGAGGGGCCTGGCCGGCAGCTCCATCTCCGGCCGCAAGCTCGCCGTCCGgcccgcctccgccgccgtctCCCGCTCCACGCGCAG GGCTcgcggggcggcggtggtggcCAAGTACGGGGAGAAGAGCGTCTACTTCGACCTGGACGACATCGCCAACACGACGGGGCAGTGGGACCTGTACGGCAGCGACGCGGCGTCGCCCTACAACGGCCTGCAGAGCAAGTTCTTCAACACCTTCGCCGCGCCCTTCACCAAGCGGGGGCTGCTGCTCAAGGTGCTGCTGCTCGGCGGCGGCTCGCTGCTCGCCTACGTCAGCGCCACCGCCTCCCCCGACCTGCTCCCCATCAAGAAGGGGCCCCAGCTGCCGCCCACCCCGGGACCACGCGGCAAGATCTAA
- the LOC109782565 gene encoding protein DOG1-like 3 encodes MELEAATRRFQLWLRGLRSLRRDLRTARWADDPAQLAKLVAGYVSHFADYCAARAELDPVWTLAAPWASPVERGAAHWLAGWRPTTLVHLLYTESGRRFEAQLPDLLLGVRSGNLGDLSPAQLAQIDELQRRTVAQEDELSREMARVQEGHGAVGAGGELVDVGGLVGRVGAVLAGADALRLRTMKRAVEILEPAQAAELLVAAADMEIGFREFGLKYDGVGAGGS; translated from the coding sequence ATGGAGCtggaggcggcgacgcggcgctTCCAACTCTGGCTCCGCGGGCTGCGGTcgctgcgccgcgacctccggaCGGCGCGCTGGGCCGACGACCCGGCGCAGCTCGCCAAGCTGGTGGCCGGCTACGTGTCCCACTTCGCCGACTACTGCGCGGCGCGGGCGGAGCTGGACCCGGTGTGGACGCTGGCGGCGCCGTGGGCGAGCCCCGTGGAGCGTGGCGCGGCGCACTGGCTGGCCGGGTGGCGGCCGACCACGCTGGTCCACCTGCTCTACACCGAGTCCGGTCGCCGCTTCGAGGCGCAGCTCCCGGACCTCCTGCTCGGCGTGCGGTCGGGCAACCTCGGCGACCTCAGCCCGGCCCAGCTGGCGCAGATCGACGAGCTGCAGCGCCGCACCGTGGCGCAGGAGGACGAGCTGTCGCGCGAGATGGCGCGGGTGCAGGAGGGCCACGGCGCGGTGGGCGCCGGCGGGGAGCTGGTGGACGTGGGCGGGCTCGTCGGCCGCGTCGGCGCCGTGCTGGCCGGGGCGGACGCGCTGCGGCTGCGCACCATGAAGCGCGCCGTGGAGATCCTCGAGCCGGCGCAGGCGGCCGAGCTGCTCGTCGCCGCGGCGGACATGGAGATCGGGTTCCGTGAGTTCGGGCTCAAGTACGACGGCGTCGGCGCCGGCGGCTCGTAA
- the LOC109782566 gene encoding rop guanine nucleotide exchange factor 9 codes for MAPPFLKTGHGRDSRFSFRRRKSGKASSTPSSPLSSVSSSASSEDVVLDPGSPTMEPSTKTQTLPCARRMLSRSSCGSRGKLSVDLIPAPLAGGPSDAPRPSTSAAPPPKPAPRPEGPPSDMDMVKEKFSKLLLGEDMSGSGKGVSSALALSNAITNLAASVFGEQRRLQPMAPEPKARWTKEIDWLLSVTDFIVEFVPSRQVAEDGSTMEVMITQQRRDLLMNIPALRKLDGMLLDYLDSFGDKQEFWYVKKNDNESEKGDAAEQSDKWWLPTVKVPPEGLSDSTRRWLQHQKELVNQVLKATMAINANVLMEMDVPEAYMETLPKNGKSTLGDSMYKLITDDYFNPEELIATVDLSNEYNIVDLKNRIEASVVIWQKKMQRDGKWGHGVSHEKRGRFEGRAENVLLLLKHRFPGISQSALDISKIQYNRDVGSAILESYSRTLESLAYTVMSRIEDVLHADSLTQDPKQGDSLRMPILTSDDTDTVVQDAKDEMGRLGRMEPVNSTLFDYVGPRDGTIETMILESQDPQGKKLSKVSKIGTKRYSYLDKLENLGGARSPISRH; via the exons ATGGCGCCGCCGTTCCTCAAGACCGGGCACGGCCGCGACTCCAGGTTCTCCTTCAGGCGGCGCAAGTCCGGGAAGGCGTCGTCGACGCCCTCGTCGCCGCTCTCGTCGGTTTCGTCCTCGGCGTCGTCGGAGGACGTGGTCCTCGACCCTGGAAGCCCGACGATGGAGCCGTCGACCAAGACCCAGACGCTGCCGTGCGCCAGGAGGATGCTCTCCCGGAGCAGCTGCGGGTCCAGGGGCAAGCTTTCGGTCGACCTCATCCCGGCGCCGCTCGCCGGCGGCCCGTCCGACGCGCCCAGGCCGTCCACGTCGGCCGCGCCGCCCCCCAAGCCCGCGCCCCGGCCCGAGGGCCCGCCATCAG ACATGGACATGGTGAAGGAGAAGTTCTCCAAGCTGCTGCTGGGGGAGGACATGTCCGGCAGCGGCAAAGGAGTCTCCTCGGCTCTTGCTCTGTCCAATGCCATCACCAATCTTGCAG CTTCCGTGTTCGGTGAGCAGCGGCGTCTCCAACCGATGGCCCCTGAGCCGAAGGCTCGGTGGACAAAGGagatcgactggcttctctctgtCACCGATTTCATCGTCGAGTTTGTTCCTTCACGCCAGGTGGCCGAGGATGGCAGCACCATGGAG GTTATGATAACTCAGCAACGCAGAGACCTGCTGATGAACATCCCGGCATTGCGCAAGCTTGACGGAATGCTCCTT GACTATCTCGATAGTTTCGGCGACAAGCAGGAGTTTTGGTATGTGAAGAAAAATGACAATGAATCTGAGAAGGGCGACGCGGCGGAGCAGAGTGACAAATGGTGGCTCCCGACGGTCAAGGTCCCTCCCGAGGGTCTGTCAGACTCGACGAGGAGATGGCTTCAGCACCAGAAGGAGCTCGTCAACCAAGTCTTGAAGGCAACAATGGCCATCAATGCTAATGTTCTCATGGAGATGGATGTTCCAGAAGCTTACATGGAGACTCTGCCTAAG AATGGGAAATCCACCCTCGGGGACTCGATGTACAAGCTTATAACCGACGATTATTTCAACCCCGAAGAACTCATAGCAACGGTTGACCTGTCAAATGAGTACAACATTGTTGATCTGAAGAACCGGATTGAAGCGTCGGTCGTCATTTGGCAAAAGAAAATGCAGCGGGACGGCAAGTGGGGCCATGGCGTCAGCCACGAGAAGCGGGGCCGGTTCGAGGGGAGGGCGGAGAACGTTCTTCTCCTCCTCAAGCACAGGTTTCCAGGGATTTCCCAATCAGCTCTGGACATCAGCAAAATCCAATACAACAGG GATGTTGGGAGTGCCATTCTGGAGAGCTACTCAAGGACGCTCGAGAGCCTAGCCTACACCGTCATGTCCCGCATCGAGGACGTTCTCCATGCCGACTCCCTCACCCAAGACCCCAAGCAAGGGGACTCGTTGCGGATGCCGATCTTGACATCCGATGACACGGACACGGTGGTCCAAGACGCCAAGGACGAGATGGGGAGGCTGGGAAGAATGGAGCCGGTTAACTCGACATTGTTCGACTACGTGGGGCCTCGGGATGGCACCATCGAGACCATGATACTAGAATCACAGGATCCCCAGGGCAAGAAGCTGAGCAAGGTCTCGAAGATCGGCACCAAGAGGTACTCCTACCTGGACAAGCTTGAGAACCTGGGCGGAGCACGCAGCCCCATATCTAGACACTAG